Proteins encoded together in one Coffea arabica cultivar ET-39 chromosome 2c, Coffea Arabica ET-39 HiFi, whole genome shotgun sequence window:
- the LOC113732432 gene encoding geranylgeranyl diphosphate reductase, chloroplastic-like, producing MAAQTHLFHPLHSLSLPLKTPSKSPEFKPKLKPSTFIISSKLRAAVVGGGPAGSSAAEALAAGGIETFLFERSPSTAKPCGGAIPLCMLDEFPIPPHLIDRKVTRMKIISPSNLAVDFGKTLKPHEFISMLRREVLDDFLRRCAESCGATLIQGLVTNVVVPLTNSSSYVIQYNKNNSQKSLAVDVVIGAEGASSKVAKAIKAGDYTCAIVFQERIKLPEEKMEYYENLAEMYVGNDVSPDFYAWVFPKCDHVAVGTGPLCSKKDIKMLQHGIRAKVTPKTHGGQVTKVEAHPIPRHPRPVRVRGRVTLVGDAAGYVTKCSGEGIYFAAKSGRMCGEAIVTASEGGERMVSEDDLKREYLKKWDEKYLTTFRFLDLL from the coding sequence ATGGCCGCCCAAACTCACCTGTTTCATCCACTCCACTCGTTATCTCTGCCACTGAAAACCCCATCTAAATCTCCTGAATTTAAACCCAAGCTGAAACCCTCCACATTCATCATCTCCAGCAAGCTCCGGGCAGCGGTGGTAGGAGGAGGTCCAGCTGGATCCTCTGCAGCTGAAGCACTTGCTGCTGGTGGCATAGAGACCTTCCTCTTCGAACGCAGCCCCTCTACTGCCAAACCCTGTGGTGGAGCAATCCCACTTTGTATGTTAGATGAGTTCCCCATCCCTCCTCACCTCATTGACCGCAAAGTCACCCGCATGAAGATAATATCTCCGTCGAATCTGGCTGTTGATTTTGGTAAAACTCTGAAGCCCCATGAGTTCATCTCCATGCTCCGCCGAGAAGTGCTTGATGACTTTCTACGCCGCTGTGCTGAGTCTTGTGGCGCCACACTTATCCAAGGACTTGTCACAAATGTGGTGGTTCCCCTAACAAACAGCTCTTCATATGTTATTCAATATAATAAGAATAATTCACAGAAATCTCTTGCTGTTGATGTTGTTATTGGCGCTGAAGGAGCCAGCAGTAAGGTGGCTAAGGCCATAAAAGCAGGAGATTACACTTGTGCTATTGTTTTTCAAGAAAGGATTAAGTTGCCTGAGGAGAAAATGGAATATTATGAAAATTTGGCTGAAATGTATGTTGGAAATGATGTCTCACCTGATTTTTATGCGTGGGTTTTCCCCAAGTGCGATCATGTGGCAGTGGGAACGGGGCCACTATGCTCAAAAAAGGATATCAAGATGCTTCAGCATGGCATAAGAGCAAAAGTTACGCCAAAAACTCATGGCGGTCAAGTAACTAAAGTTGAGGCTCATCCAATCCCTAGGCATCCACGTCCAGTTAGAGTCAGGGGAAGAGTGACTCTGGTGGGGGATGCAGCAGGATATGTGACGAAATGTTCTGGTGAGGGAATTTACTTTGCTGCCAAGAGTGGAAGGATGTGCGGGGAAGCAATTGTTACAGCATCAGAGGGAGGTGAAAGAATGGTTAGTGAAGATGATTTAAAGAGGGAGTATTTGAAGAAGTGGGATGAGAAGTATTTAACTACATTCAGGTTTTTGGATTTGTTGTAA